From the genome of Kluyveromyces lactis strain NRRL Y-1140 chromosome F complete sequence:
CTGCTGAGCATGGTTTGCATGCCCCAGGTTACGGTTGGTCTCACAACGGTCCATTGGAAACTTTCGACCATTCTTCTATCAGACGTGGTTACCAAGTTTACCGTGAAGTTTGTGCTGCATGCCATTCTTTGGACCGTGTTGCATGGAGAACCATGGTTGGTGTTTCTCACACTAACGCCGAAGTCAGAGCCATGGCTGAAGAGTTCGAATACGATGACGAACCAGATGACCAAGGTAACCCAAAGAAGAGACCTGGTAAATTGGCTGATTATGTCCCAGGTCCATATCCAAACGAACAAGCTGCTAGAGCCGCTAACCAAGGTGCTCTACCTCCAGATTTGTCCTTGATCGTCAAGGCCAGACACGGTGGTCCAGATTATATCTTTGCTTTGTTAACTGGTTACCCAGAAGAACCACCAGCCGGTGTTGTCTTGCCTCCAGGTGCCAACTACAACCCATACTTCCCAGGTGGTTCCATTGCGATGGGTAGAGTCTTGTTCGACGATTTGGTCGAATACGAAGACGGTACCCCAGCCACTACTTCTCAAATGGCTAAGGATGTTACCACTTTCTTGCACTGGTGTTCTGAACCAGAACAcgatgaaagaaagagattggGTCTAAAGGCTATGATCGTATTGTCCTCTCTATACTTGTTGTCCGTCTGggtcaagaagttcaagtGGGCTTCTATCAAGTCTAGAAAGATTGTCTTCAACCCACCAAAGAAATGAgtttttttgaatattaaTGTCGAAACGAATAAAGACTAATTCATATCAACTCTTTCTATTTTATTCTCTCAACTCTCTACTTCTGTTTCTCCCCATTTCCGGAGAAACTTGCAAGgtctcttcttttttgcTACTTGATTGATCAGTATTTGATTGTTGGTAATCAAATGTGATCTTAATCATTTAGATCAGAGATACATCAAATATATTCATCTTTCCACCCATACATCCCACACCGTCTGACACATAAAAAAGGATTCtaacaaaacaaaatggCTTGACCATCAACCATGCTTAAAAACATCTTATAAAGAGGGAAAAGGAAGCTCGATTATCAAGAATGAAACGGTGAGGATTTAAATGAAAACTTTTTTTACGAACAACCCCTCTCTTTattctcatcttctgaGAATATGGTACTTCGGGGGAACAAATAgtgtttttttcttacgaattagaaagaattgaacctCCTCCTTTGTACGTCATAATACTACTTTCCATGAAGAAATtgtcttttcattttttcttctggaacATGCGATACGTTTATTTATTTGGGAACAATGATCtatttttctcttgatCTGTTACtcttcattttgttttcaactcTATCCTCTCTGTTCGAATTCTTTACCCATAGTCTTTTGCCTGccttttttccttctctttttcaTGGCTTTTTAACTTTGATCGTTTGTTCTCTCTCTCAACACTTGTAATAatgaaagagaaacaaatgTCCTCGTTGTTGTTAATTTTATTATCCTGTCATCCacattttatttattaCGAAATTTCCCTAACTTATCCTAAACTTAACTTAACTTAACTTATCCTGTCAATTAAAAAAAGAACACCTCTTTTAAAACCATAAAAAAAGTATCaacaaaaattcatcatttATCTTCATGTCTTTATGATAATAACttattatttgaattgtttACCCCCCTGCTTTGCTCACTAGCTGAAGGAGAAATCCATTGAACTGGTTCAAAAGTTCAACGCATCCActtgtatttcttttgcttcATCATATTTATTATCACTGATTTGCCTATCTACTGCTCTTGCATTCCCGGTCCTACACATCATGCGCGAATTAGATTTCTTTCTGTGCTCATTATTCTTCTCAAATATTCACTTTACTTTGTTTACAATCTTTGTTTGGAATATGCTTGGGAATATCGAAGCTGAGTAGCAATAGCACTTCATGGAATTGTGCAAGCAATGAAAACCAATTGGATTTAGATTATCTTCGGTTGTTTCACTCAAAGTTGGAAAGTGAGCTCAATTATATAGGAACtcttcaacatcttgaaatatagTTTGAACATGTATTTGTATATGATATCACgaatatatatacatatatatttataatATAACATAGTGTATTACAACATCTGAAGCTATTAACTACGAGGTTCGCATATTATTACGACCTAACACCTTCATACTTTGGGTTTAAGACTTCAAAGTTAACATTTAGGTAAATATTAATAAACCAAAGtgaaatttgaattgaataaaaatATTCCAAGTTTGCAAAACGGAAATGAATACTCACCAGACCCTCCAATCACTTGTAACAATCAGCCTTGTAGTTAATGGCGTTACCAATTATCCTATACTGAGGGTTCCCACAACATAAAGGTATGCAATCGTCATAATTATCACGTGACAGACTTACTAGCTCAGGTTGGTCCTTCTCGTTCTTGCCGTTTCGTGTTATTACCCTTTTAGGAAAGCTAATGAATTTCTgaatcttctttctcagTAAGGAAAAGACTTTAAATAATTGCGGCATCTGAGTATTAATTTTGCAGTTGAAACCACTGTTCACACTGCTGGTACCTCTTTCTAATAACTTCAAGTGAGGTTTTCTTACCGCTTTAGAGGTGTAATTGAATTGGTACAAGTGAGGCATCTCCTTTTGTTGTAGTATTAACTTTTCGAGACACGTTGCGACGTGTGGGATAAAATATCAAGTTGCTGAAGTTCCGTTCAAGTcatacttcttctttgcgGTTACATTCGATCACATACAAAGCACTGAGAAGAGCTGACAGTATTTATTTTGACAGAGCATACACTTATTGTGGTCATATAAATACCTCTAAGGATTCTTTCAGTAAAAAGGGAAAAGTTTTCCGCACACCTAGAGTACAGATTCACTATTAAAAGCGAGCTACAAGATGTGTAGCAAGGACGGTTCTACGAACAGTAACGTTACAACGCCAAAGAAACGGGGCAGACCTGCTATTCTAAAACAGTACTCTGACCCTATGAAGTCCCCAATGGCTCAAACATCGTTACAGATGCAAAAATCTCAacaatctttcaataagCCATTGATGCGTATCGGTCATTCTCCGACTAAGTTCAAGACTCctcaaaggaaaagaagaggTAGCGGTACAGATATCTCTCCACCACATTCTGCTACTGGCTCTACAAAAAAAGGGAGATATAGAGGTGTTGTGATGAATTCTCCTTCTTCGGCTGGTTCGAAATCTATCAGACCAAAATCTAAGAGGGATGACGAATTTTCACTTTCGAAaactgatgatgaggatgcAGATTTGGATGATCCAAGTAATTATGATGGTCATGACACTAGATCTCTTAACCATCCCCCTAGTTCTGCTCCAGGAACTCCTTTAGATCAGgtgttttcatcaatttctaGGCATCATAATGTTAGAAGTTCGCCTCCTGTTATGTTTAATTCCGACTCACCAATTCAAGCGAAACGTAAATTAGCTGTTGACATGAACGAAACCTCTCATTGGAATGAGGACAGTACTGTGAGTGAGAAGAGATGGAAATTTATGTTGAACGTTGGCAAAAATGGTAAAGCTTGCATTGAAACGAACTCCTTGAAAACTACAGACACCATAGAATCAGATTCCCAAGCTGAAAAGAGTCTTCAACCCCCAAAACATTTGTTGGAAACCCCAGTTAAAGTGGCTGATGTTGACGAAAACGGTGTGGCTAGATTCGACAAGAAAAGAGTTATGGGTTTCTTGAGACAGatgaaatcgaaaaatAAGACATTGGATGACAAACCACTCCCTGAACAAACAAAAAGGTTTACTATCCCTTCGTCACCAGCGGGTCCTCCAAATTCAACGGGTACAATTGCTGAACCATTGACGCCGAAATGCTCTCAATTGATGCAATTTAGAACTGGTTTCACTCCGAATTTTAACATTGACGAGTTACTTGTGAGTCCGAAACTTCAAGAATCATTGAATAAAAACCTTTTCAAATCTCCTAACCAATACGTATTTAAAGTACTGTCTGGAGATCCCCTGTTGATCAACGATCATCAGGAGACAGATATTATGAATCCTCCTCATAGCCAAGAAGTGTCAGATATATTATCATTTCTAAATTCTCCAAAACGAGGAACCAATTTGAGTACCCCACCATCTCATTTGGTCAATTTCAGCTCACCAAGAGCGAATAGCAGAACATTCGCAtccaatttgaacaatgtAAAGCTGCAATTGCCTGCACTCAGCACCCCCAAAACTGATTCACA
Proteins encoded in this window:
- a CDS encoding uncharacterized protein (no similarity); this translates as MPHLYQFNYTSKAVRKPHLKLLERGTSSVNSGFNCKINTQMPQLFKVFSLLRKKIQKFISFPKRVITRNGKNEKDQPELVSLSRDNYDDCIPLCCGNPQYRIIGNAINYKADCYK
- the CYT1 gene encoding ubiquinol--cytochrome-c reductase catalytic subunit CYT1 (uniprot|Q00988 Kluyveromyces lactis KLLA0F16555g CYT1 Cytochrome c1, heme protein, mitochondrial precursor) — protein: MFRSFSTAAKQAVKGTYVQRAIVGGAAVVGIGASTMLYADSLTADAMTAAEHGLHAPGYGWSHNGPLETFDHSSIRRGYQVYREVCAACHSLDRVAWRTMVGVSHTNAEVRAMAEEFEYDDEPDDQGNPKKRPGKLADYVPGPYPNEQAARAANQGALPPDLSLIVKARHGGPDYIFALLTGYPEEPPAGVVLPPGANYNPYFPGGSIAMGRVLFDDLVEYEDGTPATTSQMAKDVTTFLHWCSEPEHDERKRLGLKAMIVLSSLYLLSVWVKKFKWASIKSRKIVFNPPKK
- the MSA1 gene encoding Msa1p (weakly similar to uniprot|O00026 Saccharomyces cerevisiae YOR066W Protein of unknown function potential Cdc28p substrate) translates to MCSKDGSTNSNVTTPKKRGRPAILKQYSDPMKSPMAQTSLQMQKSQQSFNKPLMRIGHSPTKFKTPQRKRRGSGTDISPPHSATGSTKKGRYRGVVMNSPSSAGSKSIRPKSKRDDEFSLSKTDDEDADLDDPSNYDGHDTRSLNHPPSSAPGTPLDQVFSSISRHHNVRSSPPVMFNSDSPIQAKRKLAVDMNETSHWNEDSTVSEKRWKFMLNVGKNGKACIETNSLKTTDTIESDSQAEKSLQPPKHLLETPVKVADVDENGVARFDKKRVMGFLRQMKSKNKTLDDKPLPEQTKRFTIPSSPAGPPNSTGTIAEPLTPKCSQLMQFRTGFTPNFNIDELLVSPKLQESLNKNLFKSPNQYVFKVLSGDPLLINDHQETDIMNPPHSQEVSDILSFLNSPKRGTNLSTPPSHLVNFSSPRANSRTFASNLNNVKLQLPALSTPKTDSHQSQQLQHTLLPSTPLLKLATTGTPSQFTPIIQKQMNDESKFPLTHSVHPINLRKSQVKKLESNDDARMALKKLINGN